One window from the genome of Verrucomicrobiia bacterium encodes:
- a CDS encoding tetratricopeptide repeat protein: MKTVAAGKPPLLPPRTRAAQPRRTPWRRSLVATLLLTLVMIAPRGRAAEANATFDQANRLYEEGKYRDAAEAYQNLITNGTTSAALLFNLGNAEFKAGHIGAAIAAYRQAERLAPRDPDLAANLQFARRQVTGPSRHPNWLERQLRRLTTNEWTLLAVIPLWAWFALLMARQLRPALKPRLRTATWSLGGLVLLSGGLLAVVLHRRLDEHEVVVTARNTVVRYGPFAESQSAFTAADGAELTLLDHKDDWFQVSGGGKTIGWLKTNAVVVLN, translated from the coding sequence ATGAAAACCGTCGCCGCTGGAAAACCACCTCTTCTACCACCGCGAACCCGCGCGGCGCAACCGAGGCGGACGCCGTGGCGCCGCAGCCTCGTCGCGACCCTGCTCCTGACGCTGGTGATGATCGCCCCGCGCGGCCGCGCGGCGGAAGCCAATGCCACCTTTGACCAGGCCAACCGGCTCTACGAAGAAGGCAAGTATCGCGACGCGGCGGAAGCGTATCAAAACCTGATCACGAACGGCACCACTTCGGCGGCCCTGCTGTTCAATCTCGGCAACGCCGAGTTCAAGGCCGGTCATATTGGAGCCGCGATCGCCGCCTACCGGCAGGCCGAACGCCTGGCGCCACGCGATCCCGACCTGGCCGCCAATTTGCAGTTCGCACGCCGTCAGGTGACCGGGCCTTCGCGGCATCCCAACTGGCTGGAACGACAACTGCGCCGCCTCACGACCAACGAGTGGACGTTGCTGGCCGTGATTCCGCTCTGGGCCTGGTTTGCGCTGTTGATGGCGCGCCAGCTCCGGCCGGCGTTGAAGCCCCGGCTTCGCACAGCCACTTGGAGTCTCGGCGGGCTGGTGCTGCTCAGCGGCGGCCTGCTGGCCGTCGTCCTCCACCGCCGGCTGGACGAGCATGAGGTCGTCGTCACCGCGCGCAACACGGTCGTCCGCTACGGCCCGTTCGCGGAATCGCAAAGCGCGTTCACCGCCGCGGACGGCGCCGAACTGACCTTGCTGGATCACAAGGACGACTGGTTTCAAGTCAGCGGCGGCGGCAAAACGATTGGCTGGTTGAAAACCAACGCCGTGGTGGTGTTGAACTGA
- the mutY gene encoding A/G-specific adenine glycosylase, with translation MGTQSPPQSARPPRRANPQITRTVATLLAWFAKEARDLPWRRTRDPYAIWVSEIMLQQTQVKTVIPYWERWLRELPTLQALVDASPAKIHKLWEGLGYYTRVRNLQKAAQQICATQHGTFPQSFAAILALPGIGRYTAGAIASIAFDQPAPILDGNVIRVLTRLHGIADDPREKATNARLWSLAGELVERASQMRNHASPCSHLNQALMELGALICTPRSPNCPACPLQDACFAWRAGRVAEFPRVKTRAAVTDRRFLAFIVERDGRFLVQQRSDGVVNAHLWEFPNVEVAADCPPARAARTWLGGKPRAVQKLLVVRHAITRYRVTTEAYRVEPAAGTSRASAGGQWHLPAQLHDLPFTAAHRRILLALTRPGSGRD, from the coding sequence ATGGGCACGCAATCTCCACCCCAGTCGGCCCGCCCGCCACGGCGGGCGAACCCGCAGATCACCCGCACGGTCGCCACCCTGCTCGCGTGGTTTGCCAAGGAGGCGCGCGACCTGCCGTGGCGGCGCACCCGTGATCCCTACGCGATCTGGGTTTCCGAAATCATGCTGCAACAAACGCAGGTGAAAACCGTCATCCCCTACTGGGAACGCTGGCTGCGCGAACTGCCGACGCTTCAGGCCCTCGTCGACGCGAGTCCGGCCAAAATTCACAAGCTGTGGGAAGGCCTGGGTTACTACACCCGCGTCCGCAATCTGCAAAAGGCCGCACAGCAGATTTGCGCCACCCAGCACGGAACCTTTCCGCAATCGTTCGCGGCCATTCTCGCGTTGCCGGGCATTGGCCGTTACACCGCCGGCGCGATTGCCAGCATCGCGTTTGATCAGCCCGCCCCGATTCTCGACGGCAACGTGATCCGGGTGCTGACGCGGCTCCACGGAATTGCCGACGATCCTCGCGAAAAGGCGACCAACGCCCGGCTCTGGTCGCTGGCGGGTGAACTGGTTGAACGCGCCTCCCAAATGCGAAATCATGCTTCACCCTGTTCGCATCTGAACCAGGCGTTGATGGAACTGGGCGCGCTCATCTGCACGCCGCGTTCACCGAACTGCCCGGCCTGTCCGCTGCAGGATGCGTGCTTCGCGTGGCGCGCCGGCCGCGTCGCCGAATTCCCGCGCGTCAAAACGCGGGCCGCGGTGACGGACCGACGTTTTCTCGCGTTCATCGTCGAACGCGACGGACGTTTCCTCGTCCAGCAACGCAGCGACGGCGTGGTGAATGCCCACCTGTGGGAATTTCCCAACGTCGAAGTGGCCGCCGATTGTCCGCCCGCCCGGGCCGCGCGCACGTGGCTGGGCGGCAAACCCCGCGCCGTGCAAAAGCTGCTCGTGGTCCGTCACGCGATCACGCGTTACCGCGTCACCACCGAAGCGTATCGCGTGGAACCGGCGGCCGGCACGTCCCGCGCGTCGGCGGGCGGGCAGTGGCATCTGCCGGCGCAACTGCACGACCTGCCCTTCACGGCCGCCCATCGCCGGATTTTGCTGGCGCTGACCAGGCCCGGCTCCGGACGGGACTGA
- a CDS encoding tetratricopeptide repeat protein codes for MFALLITDLESWHYLISSPFWLAMTAFQIWMLVDAVRQREWFWALFIFLGWGFSAFFYYFYVYRQTASATRGFELPGAQNRRRIRELEAQIHHLDKAHHHSQLGDVYFQQGKLARAETCYRAALERDGEDIDTRAHLGQCLLRQKRAAEAKPLLESVVWQDPKHDYGHSMMALAETLGALGETDRALSLWQQVTEQHSYPRARVQLAELYLARKEVQPAQAVLQEAIADYPHAPAFQRRRDRVWVRRARALLRKIAS; via the coding sequence ATGTTCGCCCTGCTGATTACGGATTTGGAATCCTGGCATTACTTGATTTCGAGTCCTTTCTGGCTGGCGATGACCGCCTTTCAAATCTGGATGCTGGTTGACGCCGTCCGGCAGCGCGAATGGTTCTGGGCGTTGTTCATTTTCCTGGGCTGGGGATTTTCGGCGTTCTTCTACTACTTCTACGTGTATCGGCAAACGGCGTCGGCGACGCGCGGCTTCGAACTGCCTGGTGCGCAAAACCGCCGGCGCATCCGCGAACTGGAGGCGCAGATTCATCATCTCGACAAGGCGCATCACCATTCGCAACTGGGCGACGTTTATTTTCAGCAGGGCAAGCTCGCCCGGGCGGAAACGTGCTACCGCGCCGCGCTGGAACGCGATGGCGAGGACATCGACACCCGCGCGCATCTCGGTCAGTGCCTGCTCCGCCAGAAGCGCGCGGCGGAGGCCAAACCGTTGCTGGAATCCGTCGTATGGCAGGATCCCAAACATGATTACGGCCATTCGATGATGGCCCTGGCCGAGACGTTGGGCGCACTCGGCGAAACGGACCGGGCCTTGTCGCTCTGGCAGCAGGTCACCGAGCAACATTCGTATCCGCGCGCCCGCGTCCAACTCGCGGAGCTTTATCTGGCGCGGAAGGAAGTCCAGCCGGCGCAGGCGGTGTTGCAGGAGGCCATTGCGGATTATCCGCATGCGCCCGCGTTTCAACGCCGGCGCGACCGGGTCTGGGTCCGGCGTGCCCGGGCGCTTTTGCGGAAGATTGCCTCGTGA
- a CDS encoding threonine/serine exporter family protein — MLHQTVCGAIAAAGFGVLFNTSLRSLTWCATMGAIALVVRTIALEQGWSLEAASFVAALAVGVGVQVLCTRTDISQDALDVVGCIPMVPGSFAAKAILGFFALTSPDAAGAAETLLTAVGYTLRVMFTIGAIGTGLAIPTLLLRLRVAR, encoded by the coding sequence GTGCTTCACCAAACGGTTTGCGGCGCCATCGCGGCGGCAGGTTTCGGCGTGCTGTTCAACACCAGCCTGCGTTCGCTCACGTGGTGCGCGACGATGGGAGCCATCGCGCTGGTCGTGCGCACGATTGCCTTGGAACAGGGGTGGAGTCTGGAGGCTGCTTCGTTTGTCGCCGCCCTCGCCGTTGGCGTGGGGGTGCAGGTGTTGTGCACGCGCACTGACATTTCCCAGGATGCACTCGACGTGGTGGGCTGCATTCCGATGGTGCCGGGCAGCTTTGCCGCGAAGGCGATTTTGGGTTTCTTTGCGCTGACGTCGCCGGACGCGGCGGGCGCCGCGGAAACGCTGCTCACCGCGGTCGGCTACACCCTGCGCGTCATGTTCACCATCGGTGCCATTGGAACCGGGCTGGCCATTCCCACCCTGTTGCTGCGGTTGCGGGTGGCGCGGTAA
- a CDS encoding threonine/serine exporter family protein: MTETKTAEQRPAIPPLEPIAMIALDAGRLLMEAGASAHDVDLIVARVARGLGAERVDLRIGYASLAITVGISSDGITRMRKVGPIGVNLRLDRAVRHFAERVQPGGTTPAAARAELDRIARETPRHAPWFTALAVGLACAAFGRLLKADWAATGPVFAGAAVAQWVRRELAVRHVNVFIGATVVAFVGATLGGFGARLAGSETVATAMIAAILLLVPGVPSLNAQNDILDGRPTLGSARTVWVAVILIFATVGLWLGQVLLREGR; the protein is encoded by the coding sequence ATGACCGAAACGAAAACAGCAGAACAGCGACCGGCGATCCCGCCGCTCGAGCCCATCGCGATGATCGCGCTCGATGCCGGCCGGCTCCTGATGGAAGCCGGTGCGAGCGCGCATGACGTGGACTTGATCGTGGCCCGCGTGGCCCGCGGACTCGGAGCGGAACGGGTGGATTTGCGCATCGGCTACGCGTCGCTGGCCATCACGGTTGGCATCAGCAGCGATGGCATTACGCGCATGCGGAAGGTGGGGCCGATCGGCGTGAATTTGCGATTGGACCGGGCGGTGCGGCATTTCGCCGAACGGGTGCAACCGGGCGGAACGACGCCGGCCGCGGCGCGCGCTGAACTGGACCGGATCGCCCGCGAAACACCGCGTCATGCGCCGTGGTTCACCGCGCTGGCAGTGGGCCTGGCCTGCGCCGCCTTTGGCCGGCTGCTTAAAGCCGACTGGGCGGCAACGGGACCGGTGTTCGCCGGCGCCGCCGTGGCGCAATGGGTGCGGCGCGAACTGGCGGTGCGCCACGTGAATGTTTTCATCGGCGCGACCGTGGTGGCCTTTGTCGGCGCCACGCTCGGCGGCTTTGGCGCTCGGCTGGCCGGCAGTGAAACGGTGGCCACGGCCATGATTGCCGCCATCCTGCTGCTCGTGCCGGGCGTGCCCTCGCTCAATGCGCAGAACGACATACTCGATGGTCGCCCGACACTGGGGAGCGCCCGCACTGTCTGGGTCGCGGTGATTTTGATTTTCGCCACGGTGGGCTTGTGGCTGGGCCAGGTGTTGCTGCGGGAGGGGCGTTGA
- a CDS encoding endonuclease III domain-containing protein — translation MPPTGTARALRRAYPLMRRRFGHQQWWPGETPFEVCVGAVLVQNTSWSNVERAIQNLKSAGVLAPRPLFVLPHARLAALIRPAGYFNVKARRLRAFLQVLVEEFAADLEQLFAGETATVRARLLAIHGIGPETADSLLLYAGGHARFVIDAYTKRIFQRHAWSGAPANRLARPIRKDDLFSYDALQSLCESALNEPAGAARLDYWQDYHAQLVMVGKHFCRPREPRCAACPLRSLLPPVPRPA, via the coding sequence ATGCCGCCGACCGGAACCGCCCGCGCCCTGCGCCGCGCCTACCCGCTGATGCGACGCCGCTTTGGACATCAGCAATGGTGGCCGGGCGAAACCCCGTTCGAAGTGTGCGTCGGTGCCGTGCTCGTGCAAAATACCAGCTGGTCCAACGTGGAGCGGGCGATTCAAAACCTCAAATCCGCCGGCGTGCTCGCACCGCGGCCGCTCTTCGTGCTGCCCCACGCGCGGCTCGCGGCACTCATCCGGCCCGCTGGTTACTTCAACGTAAAGGCCCGGCGGCTGCGGGCGTTTCTGCAAGTGCTGGTGGAGGAATTCGCGGCCGACTTGGAACAATTGTTCGCCGGTGAAACGGCCACGGTCCGCGCACGGCTGCTGGCAATTCACGGCATCGGCCCGGAGACGGCGGACAGTTTGCTGCTCTACGCCGGCGGCCACGCCCGTTTCGTAATCGACGCCTACACGAAGCGGATTTTCCAACGTCACGCCTGGTCCGGCGCACCGGCGAACCGCCTCGCCCGGCCGATCCGCAAGGATGACCTCTTCAGCTACGACGCCCTGCAATCGCTTTGTGAATCCGCCTTGAACGAGCCGGCCGGCGCCGCGCGCCTGGATTACTGGCAGGATTATCACGCGCAACTTGTGATGGTGGGCAAACATTTCTGTCGTCCGCGCGAGCCCCGGTGCGCGGCGTGTCCGCTGCGGTCCTTGTTGCCGCCCGTTCCGCGGCCGGCCTGA